In the Gossypium arboreum isolate Shixiya-1 chromosome 10, ASM2569848v2, whole genome shotgun sequence genome, one interval contains:
- the LOC108488001 gene encoding proline-rich receptor-like protein kinase PERK4 produces the protein MSSSPENSPSEDSPPASSSSSSSPSSASASASPPPPSKSSPPPPPPTTPPPSSPPPPKLSSPPPPAPINKSPVRHPPPPPPLTSFRHPPPPPPIKSGTDHSPPPPTKSGSSKSNNSHKSSPSTPSNDNSGIVFIGVAVGAALFLLVFVTLLVICCRRRKKKSNQKIQYYQPREAKAGGGDQYYNSSMNRQWGVDGVKTTPSPGGGWGTPSPVPPAGAAGGGGGWGAQSSIPGQVLSGEVSSMSSGPQHTPLPPPSPNIGLGVNTGAFTYEELSTATGGFSQANLLGQGGFGYVHKGVLPNGKEIAVKSLKSGSGQGEREFQAEVEIISRVHHRYLVSLVGYCIARQQRMLVYEFLPNKTLEYHLHEKNLPVMDFPTRLRIALGSAKGLAYLHEDCHPRIIHRDIKSANILLDYNFEAKVADFGLAKLSTDNHTHVSTRVMGTFGYLAPEYASSGKLTEKSDVYSFGVMLLELITGKQPVDPTSAMEDSLVDWARPLLTRGLEDGDIGPLVDPGLENNFNQEEMKRMVACAAASIRHSARKRPKMSQIVRTLEGNSSLDDLNEGVKPGHSSVYALGGTTDYSKSSYDADMKKFRELALSSQDMSESNP, from the exons ATGTCATCATCCCCTGAGAATTCTCCATCAGAAGATTCCCCACCagcttcatcatcatcatcatcatcaccatcatCAGCATCAGCATCAGCATCACCACCACCACCATCAAAAAGCTCCCCACCCCCGCCACCACCAACAACGCCACCGCCATCCTCGCCACCTCCGCCAAAACTTTCGTCACCACCCCCCCCTGCACCTATTAATAAAAGTCCTGTACGCCATCCTCCTCCGCCTCCTCCATTGACTTCGTTTCGTCATCCTCCTCCCCCTCCACCCATTAAAAGTGGTACCGACCACTCTCCACCACCTCCTACCAAAAGTGGTAGTTCCAAGTCAAACAATTCTCACAAGTCATCACCATCAACTCCGTCAAATGATAACTCAGGAATTGTCTTTATTGGAGTAGCTGTGGGGGCAGCATTATTTCTCCTTGTTTTTGTCACTCTTTTAGTAATATGCTGtcgaagaagaaagaagaaaagcaatCAGAAAATCCAGTACTATCAACCTAGAGAAGCTAAAG CTGGTGGAGGTGATCAGTACTATAACTCCTCAATGAATCGTCAATGGGGCGTGGATGGTGTTAAAACAACCCCATCACCTGGAGGTGGATGGGGTACACCATCCCCAGTGCCACCTGCTGGTGCTGCTGGTGGTGGAGGTGGATGGGGTGCACAATCCTCAATACCAGGACAAGTTTTGAGCGGTGAAGTAAGCTCCATGTCCTCAGGCCCACAACATACTCCTTTGCCACCTCCATCACCAAATATTGGTCTTGGAGTAAACACTGGCGCTTTCACTTATGAGGAGCTGTCAACTGCTACTGGAGGATTTTCTCAAGCCAATTTGCTCGGCCAAGGTGGGTTCGGATACGTGCATAAAGGTGTGTTACCAAATGGAAAAGAGATTGCAGTTAAGAGTTTAAAAAGTGGTAGTGGACAAGGAGAAAGAGAATTCCAGGCAGAAGTTGAAATAATTAGCCGTGTCCATCATCGCTACCTCGTGTCATTAGTCGGATATTGCATTGCCAGACAGCAACGGATGTTAGTCTATGAATTTCTTCCAAATAAAACCTTAGAATATCATCTCCATG AAAAGAACCTACCAGTCATGGATTTTCCTACTAGACTTCGTATTGCATTAGGTTCTGCTAAAGGACTTGCTTATCTTCATGAAGATT GCCATCCTCGCATTATTCATCGTGATATCAAATCAGCTAATATTCTCCTTGACTACAACTTTGAAGCTAAG GTGGCTGATTTTGGATTGGCTAAGTTGTCTACTGATAACCACACTCATGTCTCAACTCGTGTGATGGGAACATTCGG GTACTTGGCTCCGGAATACGCATCAAGCGGCAAGCTGACTGAGAAATCGGATGTTTACTCATTTGGGGTTATGTTGCTAGAACTCATAACGGGAAAGCAACCTGTCGATCCAACTAGTGCAATGGAAGATAGCTTAGTAGATTGG GCTCGACCACTTTTGACTCGTGGACTAGAGGATGGAGACATTGGTCCCTTGGTTGATCCAGGTTTGGAGAATAACTTCAACCAGGAAGAAATGAAACGCATGGTGGCCTGCGCCGCAGCTAGCATCAGACATTCAGCTCGAAAGCGCCCTAAAATGAGTCAG ATTGTACGTACCTTGGAAGGAAACTCTTCATTGGATGACCTAAATGAGGGTGTAAAGCCAGGCCATAGCTCAGTCTATGCCTTGGGTGGAACCACAGATTATAGCAAAAGTTCATATGATGCTGATATGAAGAAGTTTAGAGAATTAGCATTATCAAGCCAAGATATGAGTGAGAGCAACCCTTAA